In the genome of Enterococcus sp. DIV2402, the window ATTAAGGCAACCGATTTTAATGGCGTATTAGCCAATATTCAAACCAATAGTGTCGACTTGGGTATTTCTGGCTTTGTAGCAACAGAACAACGTGAAGGAATCATGGATTTCTCTGAAGGTTACCAACAAGAAGTCAACAATGGTTTTCAAGGAATTTTAGTTCCTAAAGAAATCGCTGAAAAATACCAAACTTTGGACGATTTAAAAGCTGCTAATTTAACAATTGGTGCTCAAGGTGGCTCCATTCAATTTGAAACTGCTAGTACCTTAACTGATGCAAAAAACATTAAACAATTCGGCACAATGGACGCAGCAGTTTTAGCGCTAAACTCAGGTGATATTCAAGCAGTAACTGTTTCAACTTCTTCTGTGGAACCTCTATTAACAACTTTCCCAGATTTAGTAATTTTACCAAAAGAAACGTTTAATTTAGACCCTGAAAATAAATATGGCACCAATGTTATTGGTTTTCCAAAAGGCGATGACACAGAATCGCTGATTACGGTCGTCAATGAAGTAATCAAAGAAAACAATGACAATGGCAATTTAGCAAAATGGCGTGAAGAATCAGAAGAGCAAGCAGTCAATGCCTTAAAGGAATAGGAGAATAGCACTATGACAGTCAAAGAAACATTATTAGCATCCATCGAAAATAATATTGATGTGTATATGGAATTAGTAAACACAATGTATGAAAATCCTGAAATCGGAAATGAAGAATTTGAAACGATGAAACTACTAGTTAATTATTTGGATAGTGTCGGTTTTAAAACAACATCTGGTTATGTTGTTCCTACAGGTTTTTTAGGTGAATATGATACAGGCAAACCTGGACCAACCATTGCCGTCATGTGTGAATATGATGCCTTACCTGAAGTTGGTCATGGTTGTGGCCACAACTTAATTGCAGGTATTGGCGTTGCGACAGGTGAAGCAGTGAAAGGCATTATCGATCAATTTGGCGGTAAATTATTTGTTGTAGGAACTCCTGCAGAAGAAAATTTCGGTGGTAAAGTTAGTATGTCAGAAGCTGGCGTTTTTGATACTGTTGATGTTGCCTTAATGGTTCATCCAGGTAGTCAAAATGGTGTTGGCGGACGTTCAAACGCTCTTAATCCAATTAAATTTGAATTTTTTGGTAAAAATGCACATGCATGCGATCCCGCATCAGGTGCTTCGGCTTTAGATGCAGCCGTTATGAGTTACCTACAAATTAATTTACTTCGTCAATTTGCTGCGCCTCACACATATATTCATGGAGTGATTAAAGATGGTGGTGAAGCAGCGAACGTTATTCCAGGTTATGCATCAATGGAATATTACTTCCGTGCACCAACGATTGGTTATGCTAAAGAATTAACAGAAAAAGCCGTACAAGCAGTAGATGGGATTTGTAAAGCTAACGGCGTCACTTTTAAAACCTCTACTTATGAGTGTCCTTATGAAGATACGGTCATCAACTACAAATTAGCAGATATTTTAGCAGAAAAATATGCTGAACTAGGAGTGGAAGATGTAAAACCCGTAGACGAAATTGCCACAGGTTCAACAGACGTCGGAGCTGTCAGTTATCGTTGTCCAACTATCCAAGGGAATATCAAAATTTGTGGACCAGAAGTAGGTGGACACACAAAAGAAATGGCCGCAGCCACTATTTCTCCAGATGGACAAAACGGCTTAATCAAAGCAGCTCAAGGATTGTCTCTAACTATTTTAGAATTGTTAGAACATCCTGAAACATTAGCTGCAGTCAAAGCTGAATTTGATGAGACAATCGCAGCCTTAGCTTAAAATAGTTTAAACGTAGCGTACATAATAGTTGTACGCTACCTTTTTTTATTTAATGAGTACTTTCATTGCACTTCGTTGTGAAAAAAGATACACTACCTTACGTATATCTAAAAAAAGGAAGGTTTTATATGATAGATGAGAATGTTTTGTATATCATTGGCTTAGTGTTAGTCATGTTGTATATTTTAACGGGATTTGATGATTTTATTTGGGATGTTATTACCTTATTTAGACGCAAATCTTACAAAAGAGAATTATTAGATCTCAAAAAAGCCGATGATATTCCCCCTAAACTGATAGCGGTGGCCATTGCTGCTTGGCATGAAGAAAGTGTCTTAGGTGATGTTATTGATAACATGATCGAATCGGTCCATTACCCTAATTCTATGTATCATGTATTTTTAGGTGTATATCCAAATGATGCGGCCACCATTACCGTTGCACGACAATTAGAAGAAAAATATGAAAATGTCCATATGATTATTAATGAATTACCTGGACCAACTTCCAAAGCGCAAAATATCAACTACATCATTACACAAATTAAAGCGATGGAAAAAGAAAAGCAATGGCATTTTGAAGCTTTAAACGTCCATGATTCAGAAGACGTTGTTCATCCGTATGAATTAAAAGTAACCAATTATTTACTAGAAACGTATCCTGCTATTCAGTTTCCAGTTTTTCCATTGATGGAAATGCCTAAGTTTAGCAATTTTTTCAAAAATTTGGTGACGAATACTTACGCTGATGAATTTGCAGAAAATCATTTTTCAACGATGGTCAGTCGCTATAGTAGTGGCGCTTTTGTCCCCTCGGCTGGAACTGGTTTTACGCTTTCTCGGGAAGTGATTGATAGTTTTGGCGATGAAGATGTTTTACCAAAAGATAGCTTAACGGAAGATTATCGCTTATCTTTAACGTTATACCAAAAAGGCATTCAAATGTATTATCCTTTAGTTGAAGTCCCTCGCATTAACTTTAAAAATGAATTTGTTTATGAATTTATTGCGACACGTAGTCGTTTTCCTTACACGTTTAAGACAGCCGTCAAACAAAAAACACGCTGGATTTTAGGAATCACTATGCAGTCATTTAAATTCCGAGAAATTTTTGCAACAAAAGAAATGTCCTTTGCTGGACGCTATTCACTTTATCGCGATTTTAAAGCCAAAATTGGTAATCTATTGGTTCTAGTAGGCTATCCAGTTTTAATCTATTTCTTTGCTTCCTTGTTTTGGGACTTAACACCTATTTATCCAAAATATTCCTTATCTTGGTATTTATGTGTCTTAGTGACGATTATGATGCTTGAAAGACAATTATTCCGCGCAGTAGCAATTAAACATGTCTACGGGATGCGAAGTGTTTTCTTTGCCTGCTTATTACCACCAATTTTACCCATACGTTTTGTTTATGGAAATATTATTAACATGGTCGCAACGATGAAAGCCTTCCAACAACGAATGTTTGGCAATCAAACACCTGTCAAAAAAGAAAAGAAAGCTAAACGCAAGAACAAACAAAATGAACAAAAACAATTAGTCTGGGATAAAACTGAACATCATTTTCTAGAAAAAGATGTTTTACAACGTTATCATCGGAAATTGGGCGATGTGCTGTTAGAAAAAGGGTTCATTGAACCAACCGTCTTAAAAGAAGCTTTGGAAAATGCTAACGAACAAAAACAAGCCTTAGGAGCCTACTTATTGGAGCATGATTTGATTTCAGAAGATCGCTTATTAGAAGCACTTGCCAATGTACAACATTTACAATATCTACCTGCAACCAATTTATCCACCTATCTTCAACCAGAATTTGCTAAAAAATTTAATCGCAAGCAACTACAAGAATGGTATTGTTTACCGATTTTAGAGACAGACAATCATTATGTTTTTGCTATTTGTGATGCCACACCACGCGATGCAGTCCCTCTGTTAGAAGAGACGTATCACATTAGTGTATCTACTATTTATGCATTACAACAAACTATTTTGGATGGTTTAGCGATGTTAGACAGCTCTATCCCATTGATTGATTTTGCTTATGAACGTTATGAACACAAGTTGATTTCTTATAAACAACTCTTCTTAGTCCGTACCTATCAAGAAAAAACGGGTGCTTCTTCAGAAGAATTGTTATTGAAAATGGGTTTATTACCTCCGTCATTTGCTGAAAACAATACAAAATCAGAAACAATTAAACAACTTCCAGAATCAACCGACCCACTCCAATTAAAAAATGCGACCAACATCACAGAAAAAGTAACCTAATAAAAAAGCCGAATCGTCATGATTTGGCTTTTTTTTACTGATAGTTATTATGATATATTACGACTTTATTTCTTCCTGATTGCTTTGCTATATAACAAGCTTCATCTGCTTTTTTTAATGTTTCTAAAATATCTGTTTGGTTGATGGTATTTTCAATTCCTGCTGAAAAAGTAATCGAAACACCGTCCGTCATTCCTACTCCCATAGGATACGTTTCAATTTTTGCACGAAATTCTTCAATTATTTTGTAGGCTGAATTTTTAGATGAATCATAAAAAAAGATACAAAATTCTTCGCCACCAAAGCGATAGATTTCAACGTTATTTTTATCCAAATATAAAGACAAATGTGCTTCTAAAAGCTGAACAAAATCACGTAACACTTCATTTCCAACTAAATGTCCATTTTGGTCATTAATTTTTTTAAAATGATCCAAATCAAGCATGGCCACGGTAATGACTTGTTTATGCTCTTTCAAAAACTCAATCATGTCACTTAAAGCAGAGTAATTATGAACCCCTG includes:
- a CDS encoding transporter substrate-binding domain-containing protein, translated to MKKLTLLVLSCVAIVTLAACGSGDSKKSADSGTNDKLAQIKDKGKLVIGTSPDFPPYEFYILNDKNEKEIVGSDIALAKAVADEIGVELEIKATDFNGVLANIQTNSVDLGISGFVATEQREGIMDFSEGYQQEVNNGFQGILVPKEIAEKYQTLDDLKAANLTIGAQGGSIQFETASTLTDAKNIKQFGTMDAAVLALNSGDIQAVTVSTSSVEPLLTTFPDLVILPKETFNLDPENKYGTNVIGFPKGDDTESLITVVNEVIKENNDNGNLAKWREESEEQAVNALKE
- a CDS encoding M20 family metallopeptidase, whose protein sequence is MTVKETLLASIENNIDVYMELVNTMYENPEIGNEEFETMKLLVNYLDSVGFKTTSGYVVPTGFLGEYDTGKPGPTIAVMCEYDALPEVGHGCGHNLIAGIGVATGEAVKGIIDQFGGKLFVVGTPAEENFGGKVSMSEAGVFDTVDVALMVHPGSQNGVGGRSNALNPIKFEFFGKNAHACDPASGASALDAAVMSYLQINLLRQFAAPHTYIHGVIKDGGEAANVIPGYASMEYYFRAPTIGYAKELTEKAVQAVDGICKANGVTFKTSTYECPYEDTVINYKLADILAEKYAELGVEDVKPVDEIATGSTDVGAVSYRCPTIQGNIKICGPEVGGHTKEMAAATISPDGQNGLIKAAQGLSLTILELLEHPETLAAVKAEFDETIAALA
- a CDS encoding glycosyltransferase, translating into MIDENVLYIIGLVLVMLYILTGFDDFIWDVITLFRRKSYKRELLDLKKADDIPPKLIAVAIAAWHEESVLGDVIDNMIESVHYPNSMYHVFLGVYPNDAATITVARQLEEKYENVHMIINELPGPTSKAQNINYIITQIKAMEKEKQWHFEALNVHDSEDVVHPYELKVTNYLLETYPAIQFPVFPLMEMPKFSNFFKNLVTNTYADEFAENHFSTMVSRYSSGAFVPSAGTGFTLSREVIDSFGDEDVLPKDSLTEDYRLSLTLYQKGIQMYYPLVEVPRINFKNEFVYEFIATRSRFPYTFKTAVKQKTRWILGITMQSFKFREIFATKEMSFAGRYSLYRDFKAKIGNLLVLVGYPVLIYFFASLFWDLTPIYPKYSLSWYLCVLVTIMMLERQLFRAVAIKHVYGMRSVFFACLLPPILPIRFVYGNIINMVATMKAFQQRMFGNQTPVKKEKKAKRKNKQNEQKQLVWDKTEHHFLEKDVLQRYHRKLGDVLLEKGFIEPTVLKEALENANEQKQALGAYLLEHDLISEDRLLEALANVQHLQYLPATNLSTYLQPEFAKKFNRKQLQEWYCLPILETDNHYVFAICDATPRDAVPLLEETYHISVSTIYALQQTILDGLAMLDSSIPLIDFAYERYEHKLISYKQLFLVRTYQEKTGASSEELLLKMGLLPPSFAENNTKSETIKQLPESTDPLQLKNATNITEKVT